Within the Tessaracoccus flavescens genome, the region CGATCAGCGCCATTCCTCGCTCGAGTGCCGACCGGACATGGCACGCCACCTCGTCCGGGGTGAGGTCGCAGGCGGTCGGATCGACCTCGACGGTGGCGAGGGAGCCGATCAGATAGTGCAGATGCACGGGACCGTCGTCGATCGTCGTGACGCCCTCGAGGCAGGGAGCGGCGGCGCAAGGCTCAAGGTCGCGAAGCGCGTCGTCGGTGTAGGCGCGTAGCCGCTCGAGGAGCGCATCGCGGTGCGGATCGGACGGTTGATCCGGGTGCGGCGCGAGCACATCGGAGGCGATCGCCTCGTCGTGCGCGGTGCGGATGGCGTCGGCGAGCCGCGGGAGGGCTTCGGGGTCGAGCAGGCAGGCGTCGACGCGGACGCTCTCCACCCGGTCGTCGCGAATCCGGATCGAGACCCTCCGCGGGCCCGGCCGCTCGACGAGACCCTCGGCGTCGATCAGCATGGTGCCTCCGTCCGGTGCTCGTAGCGGTCGCCCCCGAAGAGACCCTGGCTTGCAGTTCTACACCGTAGCCGGCTCATCCGGGGCGGAAACGGCATGACGCCCCGACCAGGGGTCGGGGCGTCGGCGTGTCGCTCGCTCAGCTGTTGACCACGCGGACCGCGGCCTTGAGCGGCATGGAGTTCACGGAGGTGACCCGGACGCCGGTGCGCGGGTTGGCCGCGTCGACGATCTGGCCGCCACCGATGTAGATGCCGACGTGGCTGATGGGCGAGTAGTAGAAGACCAGGTCACCAGGCTTCAGGGCGCTGGTGGAGACCTTCTTGCCTGCCGAGACCTGGCTGCCGGAGGTGCGGGGCAGCGTGATGCCGATCTGCTTGTAGGCGTAGCTCGTGAGGCCGGAGCAGTCGAAGGAGCTCGGGCCCGCCGAGGCGTGACGGTAGCTGCTGCCGACCTTGCTGAGGGCGGCAGTGACGACCTTGTCGGCCTTCGAGTTCTCGACCGGCATGTTGGGGATGTCGGGGGAGGAGGCCGGGATCTTGGTGACGGCGGGAACCGACGAGCTGGAGAACTGCACCATGTTGTTGAAGACCCACTTGGTGCTCTGCCTGAACTTGCCGGAGGCCGACTCGACGACGCTGGTCAGGGAGTAGGAACGGCAGCCGTTCTTGCCGGTGGCTGCGGTGTCGCACTCGGTCTTCCACTTGCGTCCGTCGTTTGCGGTCCAGGAACCCGTCTTCCCCAACGGGTTCTTGGACCAGGAGCTGCGGGCGGAAGGAAGGTAGGTCATGTTGTTGAAGACCCAGCCGTTGGTGGCGACGTAGCTGCCGCCGACCTTCGCGACCTTTGTACCCCAGATGTCGGTGGTGCAGCGCACGACGGTGGTGGAGTACTTCTCACAGTCGGTCTGCCAGTAGCGGCCGTTGACCAGGTGGTCACCGGGCTGCGTGTAGACGGTGGTCGCATTGGTCTGCGCCTTCGCCTCTCCCAGGGGGACAATGCCGAGGACCACGCCCAGGAGGGCGGTGACCAGCACGATGGTGGTGCGTTTCAACATGAGGTTGCCTGTTCCTTGTGAGTCGTGGGCTGAAGAAACCTAACACCGCAACCTGAGAAATCCAAAGCATTGTCTCAGGATTGATGCGGTTTGCACGGTAAATGCTGTGGTGATGGCGTGTCGGAGGGCCCGGTTGTCTCAGGAAACACTCAGGAAGTTCAGGGTGCCCGGGAGTTGGCACCGGTC harbors:
- a CDS encoding C40 family peptidase; this translates as MLKRTTIVLVTALLGVVLGIVPLGEAKAQTNATTVYTQPGDHLVNGRYWQTDCEKYSTTVVRCTTDIWGTKVAKVGGSYVATNGWVFNNMTYLPSARSSWSKNPLGKTGSWTANDGRKWKTECDTAATGKNGCRSYSLTSVVESASGKFRQSTKWVFNNMVQFSSSSVPAVTKIPASSPDIPNMPVENSKADKVVTAALSKVGSSYRHASAGPSSFDCSGLTSYAYKQIGITLPRTSGSQVSAGKKVSTSALKPGDLVFYYSPISHVGIYIGGGQIVDAANPRTGVRVTSVNSMPLKAAVRVVNS